A section of the Desulfovibrio porci genome encodes:
- a CDS encoding lysine exporter LysO family protein, which produces MSGSLLILAFFGAGLGLARLGLIPRYFVEHDATLYLLWLLMGLVGLSIGSDRRLGEILRTLRPRVLLAPLATTVGTFAGVAAASLFLAYSLADCLAVGAGFAYYSLSSIFITQYKGAELGTVALLSNILREILTLVGTPLLVRLLGPLAPISCGGASTMDTTLPIIARYAGRDWIFISIVHAMVLDFSVPFWVIFFCTL; this is translated from the coding sequence ATGTCTGGAAGCCTGTTGATTCTGGCCTTTTTCGGCGCGGGTCTGGGTCTGGCCCGGCTGGGCCTGATTCCCCGCTATTTTGTGGAGCATGACGCCACGCTCTACCTGCTCTGGCTGCTCATGGGCCTGGTGGGCCTGTCCATCGGTTCGGACCGGCGGCTGGGAGAGATTCTGCGCACCCTGCGTCCGCGCGTGCTGCTGGCCCCCCTGGCCACCACTGTGGGCACCTTCGCGGGCGTGGCCGCGGCCAGCCTTTTTCTAGCGTACAGTCTGGCGGACTGCCTGGCCGTGGGCGCGGGCTTTGCCTATTATTCCCTGTCCTCCATCTTCATCACCCAGTACAAGGGCGCGGAACTGGGCACAGTAGCTCTGCTCAGCAACATTTTGCGCGAAATCCTGACCCTGGTCGGCACGCCGCTGCTGGTGCGCCTGCTGGGGCCGCTGGCCCCCATTTCCTGCGGCGGGGCCTCCACCATGGACACCACCCTGCCGATCATCGCCCGTTACGCGGGCCGGGACTGGATTTTCATCTCCATCGTGCACGCCATGGTTCTGGATTTCAGCGTGCCGTTCTGGGTCA
- a CDS encoding LysO family transporter, which produces MFIAMGLMLLGILLGRLLRGQRWLGALSRCITPAIMLLLFSLGVAVGGNEELMRNLPLLGGKALLLTLAGVAGSLACVAVIRRWFRDFPPPPGTGNSPKTPVDVQPPHGGG; this is translated from the coding sequence ATGTTCATCGCCATGGGTCTGATGCTGCTGGGCATACTGCTGGGGCGGCTCCTGCGCGGCCAGCGCTGGCTCGGCGCGCTGAGCCGTTGCATTACGCCCGCCATCATGCTGCTGCTTTTTTCTCTGGGCGTGGCCGTGGGCGGCAATGAGGAGCTGATGCGCAATCTGCCCCTGCTGGGCGGCAAGGCCCTGCTGCTGACCCTGGCGGGCGTGGCCGGTTCCCTGGCCTGTGTGGCCGTGATCCGGCGCTGGTTCCGTGATTTTCCCCCTCCCCCCGGCACAGGGAACTCCCCCAAAACGCCTGTTGACGTCCAGCCGCCGCACGGCGGCGGGTAA